A region from the Streptomyces lydicus genome encodes:
- a CDS encoding primosomal protein N' → MSRENGQPEAGASGAGEQLALIREAVRETKTERAKPRTWRGAELAAGLPVARVLVDKGLVHLDRYFDYAVPAAMDAEAQPGVRVRVRFGAGEKGGRREGGKLVSGFIVERAAESEYRGVLAPIAQVLSSERVLTPELLGLCRAVADRYAGTLADVVQLAVPPRRARAEAKPSPAPLPPNAAPEPGSWARYGAGPGFLAALTRGDVPRAVWTALPGATWPQELARAVAAALAGGRGALVVVPDGRAAARVDAALGELIGEGRHVLLTADAGPEERYRRWLAVSRGAVRAVVGTRAAMFAPVAGLGLVALWDDGDASHSDPHAPQPHAREVLIQRSVNERAGFLLGGLSCTVEAAQLVETGWARPLTAEREQVRTAAPLVRTVGDGDEARDAAARAARLPTMAWQVVREGLQRGPVLVQVPRRGYAPRLACERCRTPARCRACAGPLESQEAGELACAWCGRPEPDWHCAECGGARLRAQVVGARRTAEELGRVFPSVPVRTSGRDHVLATVPGAPALVVSTPGAEPVVEDGGYAAALLLDGWALLGRPDLRAGEEALRRWLGAAALVRGQAEGGTVAVIAEPTLRPVQALVRWDPVGHAVRELAERAELGFPPVSRMASVAGRAEDVVELLKDAELPEGAEVLGPVPLPAPDPARPRRPGDPPPGEQWERALVRVRPGQGAALAAALKAARAARLVKREGEAVRVRIDPPDLG, encoded by the coding sequence GTGAGCAGGGAGAACGGGCAACCGGAGGCGGGGGCCTCGGGTGCGGGCGAGCAGTTGGCCCTCATCCGGGAGGCCGTGCGGGAGACCAAGACGGAACGGGCCAAGCCGCGGACGTGGCGGGGCGCCGAGCTGGCCGCCGGGCTGCCGGTGGCGCGGGTGCTGGTCGACAAGGGGCTGGTGCACCTCGACCGCTATTTCGACTACGCGGTGCCCGCGGCGATGGACGCCGAGGCCCAGCCCGGCGTGCGGGTGCGGGTGCGCTTCGGGGCGGGCGAGAAAGGCGGCCGCCGTGAGGGCGGCAAGCTGGTCAGCGGATTCATCGTGGAGCGGGCCGCGGAGAGCGAGTACCGCGGGGTGCTCGCCCCGATCGCGCAGGTGCTGTCGTCCGAGCGGGTACTGACGCCCGAGCTGCTGGGGCTGTGCCGGGCGGTGGCGGACCGCTATGCCGGGACGCTCGCCGATGTGGTGCAGCTGGCCGTGCCGCCGCGCCGGGCGCGGGCGGAAGCCAAGCCGTCACCGGCGCCGCTGCCGCCCAACGCCGCGCCGGAGCCCGGAAGTTGGGCGCGCTACGGCGCGGGCCCCGGTTTCCTGGCGGCGCTGACGCGGGGGGACGTGCCGCGGGCGGTGTGGACGGCGCTGCCCGGGGCGACCTGGCCGCAGGAGCTGGCGCGGGCGGTGGCCGCGGCGCTGGCCGGCGGGCGCGGCGCGCTGGTGGTGGTGCCGGACGGGCGCGCCGCCGCGCGGGTGGACGCGGCCCTCGGCGAGCTGATCGGGGAGGGCCGGCATGTGCTGCTGACCGCCGATGCCGGGCCCGAGGAGCGCTACCGCCGCTGGCTGGCGGTCAGCCGTGGCGCGGTGCGCGCCGTGGTCGGGACGCGCGCCGCGATGTTCGCACCGGTCGCAGGACTCGGCCTGGTCGCCCTGTGGGACGACGGGGACGCCAGCCACAGCGACCCGCATGCGCCCCAGCCGCACGCCCGCGAGGTCCTGATCCAGCGCTCGGTCAATGAGCGCGCCGGATTTCTGCTGGGCGGGCTGAGCTGCACGGTCGAGGCGGCCCAGCTCGTCGAGACCGGCTGGGCGCGCCCGCTGACCGCCGAGCGCGAGCAGGTGCGGACCGCGGCGCCCCTGGTGCGTACGGTCGGCGACGGTGACGAGGCGCGGGACGCCGCGGCGCGCGCCGCCCGGCTGCCGACGATGGCCTGGCAGGTGGTGCGCGAGGGCCTGCAGCGCGGACCGGTGCTCGTCCAGGTGCCGCGCCGGGGGTATGCGCCCCGCCTGGCCTGCGAACGCTGCCGTACCCCCGCGCGCTGCCGGGCCTGTGCGGGTCCGCTGGAGTCGCAGGAGGCGGGCGAGCTGGCCTGTGCCTGGTGCGGCCGCCCCGAGCCGGACTGGCACTGCGCCGAATGCGGCGGGGCGCGGCTGCGGGCCCAGGTCGTGGGGGCGCGGCGGACGGCGGAGGAGCTGGGCCGGGTGTTCCCGTCGGTCCCGGTGCGCACCTCGGGGCGCGATCATGTGCTGGCAACGGTTCCGGGTGCCCCCGCGCTGGTGGTGAGTACGCCCGGCGCGGAGCCGGTGGTCGAGGACGGCGGCTATGCGGCGGCGCTGCTGCTGGACGGCTGGGCGCTGCTGGGGCGGCCCGACCTGCGGGCGGGGGAGGAGGCGCTGCGCCGCTGGCTGGGCGCCGCCGCGCTGGTCCGCGGCCAGGCGGAGGGCGGCACCGTCGCGGTGATCGCGGAGCCGACGCTGCGGCCGGTGCAGGCGCTGGTGCGCTGGGACCCGGTCGGCCACGCGGTCCGCGAGCTGGCCGAGCGGGCCGAGCTGGGCTTCCCCCCGGTGTCGCGGATGGCTTCGGTCGCCGGCCGCGCGGAGGATGTCGTCGAGCTGCTGAAGGATGCCGAACTCCCCGAGGGCGCCGAGGTGTTGGGGCCCGTTCCGCTGCCGGCGCCGGACCCCGCGCGCCCGCGCCGCCCCGGCGACCCTCCGCCGGGCGAGCAGTGGGAACGCGCGCTGGTCCGCGTCCGCCCCGGCCAGGGTGCCGCCCTCGCCGCGGCGCTCAAGGCCGCCCGCGCGGCCCGGCTGGTCAAGCGGGAGGGCGAGGCGGTACGGGTACGGATCGATCCGCCCGATCTGGGGTGA
- the fmt gene encoding methionyl-tRNA formyltransferase: MRLVFAGTPEVAVPALDALLASDRHEVVAVVTRPDAPAGRGRRLVASPVAERAEEAGIEVLKPVKPRDEDFLARLREIAPDCCPVVAYGALLPKAALDIPAKGWVNLHFSLLPAWRGAAPVQHAVLAGDEVTGASTFQIETGLDSGPVFGVLTEEVRPTDTSGDLLTRLAFAGSGLLVATMDGIEDGTLQAVSQPADGVTLAPKIEVEDARVDWAAPALRVDRVIRGCAPAPGAWTVFRGERLKLMSAAAAAGHTEPALAPGELAVTKKAVYVGTGSHPVELGWVQPQGKKPMKAADWARGVRIESGERLGD, from the coding sequence ATGAGGCTCGTCTTCGCCGGCACCCCCGAGGTCGCCGTACCCGCCCTCGATGCCCTGCTCGCCTCGGACCGGCACGAGGTCGTGGCCGTCGTCACCCGGCCCGACGCGCCCGCGGGGCGCGGCCGGAGGCTGGTCGCCAGCCCCGTCGCGGAACGGGCCGAGGAGGCGGGCATCGAGGTGCTCAAGCCCGTCAAGCCGCGCGACGAGGACTTCCTGGCCCGGCTGAGGGAGATCGCGCCGGACTGCTGCCCGGTGGTCGCCTACGGGGCGCTGCTGCCGAAGGCCGCGCTCGACATTCCCGCCAAGGGGTGGGTCAACCTGCACTTCTCGCTGCTGCCCGCGTGGCGGGGCGCGGCGCCCGTGCAGCATGCGGTGCTGGCGGGGGACGAGGTGACCGGCGCCTCGACGTTCCAGATCGAGACCGGACTGGACTCCGGCCCGGTCTTCGGGGTGCTGACCGAGGAGGTCCGGCCGACCGACACCAGCGGCGATCTGCTCACCCGGCTGGCATTCGCCGGTTCCGGGCTGCTGGTGGCGACGATGGACGGCATCGAGGACGGCACGCTGCAGGCGGTGTCGCAGCCGGCCGACGGGGTCACCCTCGCGCCGAAGATCGAGGTCGAGGACGCCAGGGTGGACTGGGCGGCGCCCGCACTGCGGGTCGACCGGGTGATCCGCGGCTGTGCGCCCGCGCCGGGTGCCTGGACGGTCTTCCGGGGCGAACGCCTCAAGCTGATGTCGGCCGCTGCCGCCGCGGGCCACACCGAGCCCGCCCTCGCGCCCGGCGAACTCGCCGTGACAAAGAAGGCGGTGTACGTCGGTACCGGCAGCCACCCCGTCGAACTCGGCTGGGTCCAGCCGCAGGGCAAGAAGCCGATGAAGGCGGCCGATTGGGCGCGCGGAGTGCGGATCGAGAGCGGGGAGCGGCTGGGGGACTGA
- a CDS encoding RsmB/NOP family class I SAM-dependent RNA methyltransferase: protein MSQQPRRRPSKPHRRPQKDPVRILAFEALRAVDERDAYANLVLPPLLRKAREGGDFDARDAALATELVYGSLRWQGTYDAIIASCVDRPLREVDPPVLDVLTLGAHQLLGTRIPTHAAVSASVELARVVLGDGRAKFVNAVLRKVAAHDLDGWLERVAPEYDEDPEDHLGIVHAHPRWVVSALWDALGGGRAGIEDLLEADNERPEVTLVARPGRSTTEELLSAAGEERALPGRWSPYAVRLAEGGEPGALGPVGEGRAGVQDEGSQLVALALANAPVEGPDRAWLDGCAGPGGKAALLAALAAERGAALLASEKQPHRARLVARALDGNPGPYAVITADGTRPAWRPGSFDRVLMDVPCTGLGALRRRPEARWRRRPEDLDGFAPLQRELLRQALAAVRVGGVVGYATCSPHPAETRAVVDDVLKGRGGEPVQVEWIDARPLMPGVPALGDGPDVQLWPHLHGTDAMYLALLRRTG from the coding sequence GTGAGCCAGCAGCCGCGCCGTCGCCCCAGCAAGCCCCATCGCCGCCCGCAGAAGGACCCGGTCAGGATCCTCGCGTTCGAGGCGTTGCGGGCCGTCGACGAGCGGGACGCCTACGCGAACCTCGTCCTGCCGCCGTTGCTTCGCAAGGCACGCGAGGGCGGCGACTTCGACGCCCGGGACGCGGCGCTGGCGACGGAGCTGGTCTACGGCTCGCTGCGGTGGCAGGGGACGTATGACGCGATCATCGCGAGCTGTGTGGACCGGCCGCTGCGGGAGGTGGACCCGCCGGTCCTGGACGTGCTGACCCTCGGCGCGCACCAGTTGCTCGGCACCCGCATCCCGACGCACGCCGCGGTGAGCGCCAGCGTCGAGCTGGCGCGGGTGGTGCTGGGCGACGGGCGGGCGAAGTTCGTCAACGCGGTACTGCGCAAGGTCGCCGCCCACGACCTGGACGGCTGGCTGGAGCGGGTCGCCCCGGAGTACGACGAGGACCCCGAGGACCACCTCGGCATCGTGCATGCGCACCCCCGGTGGGTCGTCTCGGCGCTGTGGGACGCGCTCGGCGGGGGCCGGGCCGGTATCGAGGACCTGCTGGAGGCGGACAACGAACGCCCCGAGGTGACGCTGGTCGCCCGGCCCGGCCGCTCCACCACCGAGGAGCTTTTGTCGGCGGCAGGCGAAGAGCGGGCGCTCCCCGGGCGCTGGTCCCCGTACGCGGTCCGGCTGGCGGAAGGCGGGGAGCCGGGGGCCCTGGGCCCGGTCGGCGAGGGGCGCGCCGGGGTGCAGGACGAGGGCAGCCAGCTCGTCGCCCTCGCGCTGGCGAACGCACCCGTCGAGGGCCCCGACCGCGCCTGGCTCGACGGCTGTGCGGGCCCCGGCGGCAAGGCGGCGCTGCTGGCGGCGCTCGCCGCCGAGCGCGGTGCCGCGCTGCTGGCCTCGGAGAAGCAGCCGCACCGCGCACGTCTGGTGGCGCGGGCTCTCGACGGCAACCCCGGTCCGTATGCGGTCATCACCGCCGACGGCACCCGCCCGGCCTGGCGGCCAGGATCCTTCGACCGGGTGCTGATGGACGTGCCGTGCACCGGTCTGGGGGCGCTGCGCCGGCGGCCGGAGGCGCGCTGGCGGCGCCGCCCCGAGGACCTGGACGGGTTCGCCCCGCTGCAGCGCGAACTGCTCCGGCAGGCGCTCGCGGCCGTACGCGTCGGCGGTGTCGTCGGCTATGCGACCTGCTCGCCGCATCCGGCCGAGACCCGGGCCGTGGTGGACGACGTCCTCAAGGGGCGCGGCGGCGAGCCGGTGCAGGTGGAGTGGATCGACGCCCGCCCGCTGATGCCCGGCGTACCGGCGCTCGGCGACGGTCCGGACGTCCAGCTGTGGCCGCATCTGCACGGCACCGACGCGATGTATCTGGCGCTGCTGCGCCGGACCGGCTGA
- a CDS encoding SDR family oxidoreductase, producing the protein MTDPRKTALVIGASRTLGLGLAAAYLRRGWDVIGTVRGSRRTGLHDLAETSGGRLTVESLEMTDPEQISALRDRLAGRTLDLLFVNAAITRGDIPIGEVPTDMFTEVMVTNALSPMRVVESLRPLVAPTGTIGVMSSDQGSITLNTEGGQDLYRASKSALNQLMRSYAARHAEDDRKLLLVDPGWVRTELGGPDAELSVEESIPGVVETIERHREPGLHFVDYQGQVVPW; encoded by the coding sequence ATGACCGACCCCCGCAAGACCGCCCTCGTCATCGGGGCCTCCCGGACCCTGGGCCTCGGGCTCGCCGCCGCGTACCTGCGCCGCGGCTGGGACGTCATCGGCACGGTCCGCGGCAGCCGGCGCACCGGCCTCCACGACCTGGCCGAAACGTCCGGAGGGCGGCTGACCGTCGAGTCGCTGGAGATGACCGATCCGGAGCAGATCTCGGCACTGCGCGACCGGCTGGCCGGACGCACCCTCGACCTGCTCTTCGTCAACGCCGCCATCACGCGCGGCGATATCCCGATCGGCGAGGTCCCGACGGACATGTTCACCGAGGTCATGGTCACCAACGCCCTCAGCCCGATGCGGGTCGTGGAATCCCTGCGTCCGCTGGTCGCGCCCACCGGGACCATCGGCGTCATGTCCTCCGACCAGGGGAGCATCACCCTGAACACCGAGGGCGGCCAGGATCTGTACCGGGCCAGCAAGTCCGCGCTGAACCAGCTGATGCGCAGCTACGCCGCCCGCCACGCCGAGGACGACCGCAAGCTGCTGCTCGTCGACCCGGGCTGGGTACGTACCGAACTCGGCGGCCCGGACGCCGAGCTCAGCGTGGAGGAGAGCATTCCCGGGGTGGTGGAGACGATCGAGCGCCACCGGGAGCCGGGTCTGCACTTCGTCGACTACCAGGGGCAGGTCGTGCCCTGGTAG
- a CDS encoding LysR family transcriptional regulator — translation MDLDLRKLRYFVAVAEHRQFGRAAQALYIAQPVLSRQIRAFEQELGCLLFTRTTRSVELTAAGRQLYDEAGRITTAVETALRRVHEAERGEQRLVVAFSPGLRVSEAIVAFTASHPEVHIDVFPLRWWEQDAPLRDGRAHVGYLRRPFDDTGLHTVPIGHETKVACLPVTHRLAGRRTLTSAALDGEPVLDVRTRRTSSLEEKFELIASGQGLALVPVSVAGSYSRPDLVYLPVTDAPPVETCLAVPADNCVGPVTDFLDIATATLRRQSGEAKTEGGGGNV, via the coding sequence ATGGATTTGGATCTGCGTAAACTCCGCTATTTCGTCGCGGTCGCCGAGCACCGGCAATTCGGCCGGGCGGCACAGGCGTTGTACATCGCGCAGCCGGTGCTCAGCCGGCAGATCCGCGCGTTCGAGCAGGAGTTGGGCTGCCTGCTGTTCACGCGGACCACGCGTAGCGTCGAACTGACCGCCGCGGGGCGGCAGTTGTACGACGAGGCGGGCAGGATCACCACGGCGGTCGAGACGGCGCTGCGGCGCGTGCACGAGGCCGAGCGGGGCGAACAGCGGCTCGTCGTCGCCTTCTCACCCGGCCTGCGCGTCTCGGAGGCGATCGTGGCGTTCACGGCGAGCCACCCGGAGGTCCACATCGATGTGTTTCCGCTGCGCTGGTGGGAGCAGGACGCACCGCTGCGCGACGGCCGTGCGCACGTCGGATATCTCCGGCGCCCTTTCGATGACACGGGGCTGCACACCGTCCCCATCGGTCACGAGACCAAGGTCGCGTGCCTGCCCGTGACCCATCGGCTGGCCGGCCGTCGCACCCTCACGTCGGCCGCTCTCGACGGTGAGCCGGTCCTCGATGTCAGGACGCGGCGGACGTCCTCACTGGAGGAGAAGTTCGAGCTCATCGCCTCCGGGCAGGGCCTCGCGCTGGTTCCCGTCAGCGTCGCGGGCTCGTACTCCCGCCCCGACCTCGTCTATCTGCCCGTCACCGATGCGCCGCCCGTCGAGACCTGCCTGGCGGTGCCGGCGGACAACTGTGTGGGACCCGTAACGGACTTCCTCGACATCGCCACCGCAACGCTGCGCCGGCAGTCCGGAGAGGCGAAGACGGAGGGAGGCGGAGGAAACGTGTGA
- the rpe gene encoding ribulose-phosphate 3-epimerase, producing the protein MALINPSILSADFARLAEEAQAVKGADWLHVDVMDNHFVPNLTLGVPVVESLSKATDTPLDLHLMIEDPDRWAPQYIEAGAGSVTFHVEAAAAPVRLAREIRAKGARASMALKPATPIEPYEDLLPELDMVLIMTVEPGFGGQAFLDIMLPKIRRTRELISRHGLQLGLQVDGGVSAATIERCAEAGADVFVAGSAVYGADDPAKAVRDLREQAETATAAAGWGCAH; encoded by the coding sequence ATGGCCTTGATCAACCCCAGCATCCTGTCCGCAGACTTCGCCCGCCTCGCCGAGGAGGCGCAGGCCGTCAAGGGCGCCGACTGGCTGCACGTCGACGTGATGGACAACCACTTCGTCCCGAACCTCACCCTCGGTGTGCCGGTGGTCGAGTCGTTGAGCAAGGCGACGGACACCCCCCTCGACCTGCATCTGATGATCGAGGACCCGGACCGCTGGGCGCCGCAGTACATCGAGGCCGGAGCCGGGTCCGTGACCTTCCACGTGGAGGCGGCGGCCGCGCCGGTGCGGCTGGCGCGGGAGATCCGGGCCAAGGGCGCGCGGGCGTCGATGGCGCTGAAGCCTGCCACCCCGATCGAGCCGTACGAGGACCTGCTCCCCGAGCTCGACATGGTGCTGATCATGACCGTGGAGCCCGGCTTCGGCGGCCAGGCGTTCCTGGACATCATGCTGCCGAAGATCCGCCGCACCCGTGAACTGATCTCCCGGCACGGCCTGCAGCTGGGGCTCCAGGTGGACGGCGGGGTCTCGGCGGCCACCATCGAGCGGTGCGCGGAGGCGGGCGCCGATGTGTTCGTGGCGGGCTCCGCGGTGTACGGCGCGGACGACCCGGCCAAGGCGGTCAGGGACCTGCGCGAACAGGCCGAGACGGCGACCGCGGCGGCGGGCTGGGGCTGCGCGCACTGA
- a CDS encoding sugar-binding transcriptional regulator, with the protein MGPAELVQAAAMARRFYLEGKSKIQIAEEFGVSRFKVARVLETALERDLVRIEIRVPSELDAERSDALRARYGLRHAVVVESPADAPPAFGGQTPPDDAADPENLGEVAADLLGELVTEGDVLGLAWGRSTIHMAAALHRLPPCTVVQLTGVYDAGTADRGSVEAVRRAADVAGGEAHPIYAPMLLPDSATAEALRRQTGIARAFEYFDKVTVACVSIGSWEPGVSTVYDMLSEQEREHYASLGAAAEMSAHLFDAEGRRIGRDLGERCITVEADRLRRIPEVVAIAGGRRKADAIGAVLRSGLVTSLVTDTAAADHLLLETGPGPRPALDRADPDGA; encoded by the coding sequence ATGGGCCCTGCCGAGCTGGTGCAGGCCGCGGCCATGGCCCGCCGTTTCTATCTTGAGGGCAAGTCGAAGATCCAGATCGCGGAGGAGTTCGGCGTCAGCCGGTTCAAGGTCGCGCGGGTGCTGGAGACCGCCCTGGAACGTGATCTCGTACGGATCGAGATCCGGGTGCCCTCCGAGCTGGACGCCGAACGCTCCGACGCCCTGCGGGCCCGCTACGGCCTGCGGCACGCGGTCGTCGTCGAGTCGCCCGCGGACGCTCCCCCCGCCTTCGGCGGCCAGACGCCGCCCGACGACGCCGCGGACCCGGAGAATCTGGGCGAGGTCGCGGCCGATCTCCTCGGTGAGCTGGTCACCGAGGGCGATGTGCTGGGGCTGGCGTGGGGCCGGTCGACCATTCACATGGCGGCCGCGCTGCACCGCCTCCCGCCGTGCACCGTGGTGCAGTTGACCGGTGTGTACGACGCCGGTACCGCCGACCGCGGCTCGGTCGAGGCGGTGCGCCGGGCGGCCGATGTCGCCGGCGGCGAGGCGCATCCGATCTATGCGCCGATGCTGCTGCCCGACTCGGCGACCGCCGAGGCGCTGCGCCGCCAGACCGGGATCGCCCGTGCGTTCGAGTACTTCGACAAGGTCACCGTCGCCTGTGTCTCCATCGGTTCCTGGGAACCGGGCGTCTCGACCGTCTACGACATGCTCTCCGAGCAGGAGCGGGAGCACTACGCCTCGCTGGGGGCGGCCGCCGAGATGTCGGCGCACCTCTTCGACGCCGAAGGACGCCGGATCGGCCGGGACCTCGGCGAGCGCTGCATCACCGTCGAGGCGGACCGGCTCCGCCGTATCCCGGAGGTCGTCGCCATCGCCGGCGGCCGGCGCAAGGCCGACGCGATCGGCGCGGTGCTGCGCTCCGGGCTGGTGACCAGCCTGGTCACGGACACCGCCGCGGCCGACCACCTGCTGCTGGAGACCGGCCCCGGGCCGCGCCCCGCACTGGACCGGGCGGACCCTGACGGGGCGTGA